The Niastella koreensis GR20-10 genome includes a window with the following:
- a CDS encoding GNAT family N-acetyltransferase, which yields MIVPCNTGDFSTIYDIINDGASAYKGIIPADRWHEPYMSITELQTQIGEGVQFWCYKTEEIIEGVMGIQFKEDVTLIRHAYVRTAKRNNGIGGKLLAHLRSIANTRILIGTWADAKWAIAFYEKHGFRLVTEQDKNSLLRRYWNIPERQVETSVVLTSV from the coding sequence ATGATCGTTCCATGCAATACCGGCGACTTTTCAACTATCTACGATATTATCAATGACGGCGCCAGCGCCTACAAAGGCATTATTCCGGCTGACCGCTGGCATGAACCCTATATGTCGATCACAGAACTTCAAACACAAATCGGGGAAGGCGTGCAATTCTGGTGCTATAAAACTGAGGAAATAATTGAAGGCGTGATGGGCATCCAGTTCAAAGAGGATGTAACATTGATACGCCATGCTTATGTCAGAACAGCAAAAAGAAACAATGGGATTGGAGGCAAGCTATTAGCTCATTTGCGTAGTATCGCGAATACACGGATTTTGATTGGGACTTGGGCGGATGCAAAGTGGGCAATCGCGTTTTATGAAAAACATGGGTTTCGTCTAGTCACCGAGCAAGATAAGAATTCATTATTGCGCCGGTATTGGAACATCCCGGAACGTCAGGTGGAAACTTCAGTGGTTCTTACAAGCGTTTAA
- a CDS encoding metallophosphoesterase: MSTYVIGDLHGQYQSLKQCLARCNFDYNQDTLIQLGDVVDGGDEVFDCVEELLNIKNLVTLKGNHDDWFLDFIKTGFHPAAWAYGGVSTINSYATKAGKVPVTRKTRQGYKTSFNPEDIPIAHRQFFESQRLNHIVKNNNCFVHAGFNPFQPFHEQPATIFYWDRILWQSAMNWQTKANQNSEIEPFGDSYKIQ; this comes from the coding sequence ATGAGTACCTATGTCATCGGAGATCTACATGGACAATATCAATCTCTTAAACAGTGCCTGGCCAGATGCAATTTTGATTATAATCAGGATACGCTTATCCAGTTAGGTGATGTAGTTGATGGCGGAGACGAAGTTTTTGATTGTGTGGAAGAGCTTTTAAATATAAAAAATCTTGTAACACTAAAAGGCAATCACGATGATTGGTTCCTGGATTTTATCAAGACAGGGTTCCATCCGGCAGCCTGGGCTTATGGGGGCGTTAGTACTATTAATTCGTATGCAACAAAGGCGGGAAAAGTTCCGGTTACCAGAAAAACACGTCAGGGATACAAAACATCATTCAATCCTGAGGACATTCCAATAGCACACAGACAATTTTTTGAAAGCCAAAGACTCAATCATATTGTCAAAAACAACAACTGTTTTGTCCATGCTGGTTTTAATCCTTTTCAGCCTTTTCATGAGCAACCTGCCACAATTTTTTACTGGGATAGAATCCTATGGCAATCTGCAATGAATTGGCAAACAAAAGCAAATCAAAACAGCGAGATTGAACCATTTGGGGATAGTTACAAAATTCAATAA